A single genomic interval of Acidovorax sp. 1608163 harbors:
- a CDS encoding pirin family protein, producing MSAPATAPRAITHRTRGTTHGPITRLMSPGDLGQVLKPFIFLDLVHFQPGAAQQGFGMHPHSGIATVTFLSEGDVRYEDSTGQAGLLPAGGVEWMRAGNGVWHTGAPVGDTPGRGFQLWVALPAALENAPAHSQYLAPELVPQVGPVRVLLGEYGAAQSPVAAPEGMTYLAVQLAQGERWTYTPPPGHTVAWAAVATGALTAGEPIAAGELVAFEPTHQSIDFVATEATRFVLGSAVPHPHELVMGTYSVHTSQAALRQGTTEIRRIAGQLRQAGRLG from the coding sequence ATGTCTGCACCCGCCACCGCCCCACGCGCCATCACACACCGCACCCGTGGCACCACACACGGCCCCATCACCCGCCTCATGAGCCCTGGGGACCTGGGCCAAGTGCTCAAGCCCTTCATCTTTTTGGACCTGGTGCACTTTCAGCCCGGCGCAGCGCAGCAGGGCTTTGGCATGCACCCCCACTCGGGCATCGCCACGGTCACGTTTTTGTCGGAGGGCGATGTGCGCTACGAAGACAGCACCGGCCAAGCGGGCCTGCTGCCTGCAGGCGGTGTGGAATGGATGCGTGCTGGCAACGGCGTGTGGCACACCGGTGCCCCCGTGGGCGACACGCCGGGCCGGGGCTTTCAGCTGTGGGTGGCCCTGCCCGCCGCGCTGGAAAACGCCCCCGCCCACAGCCAGTACCTCGCCCCCGAGCTGGTGCCCCAGGTGGGCCCGGTGCGGGTGCTGCTGGGCGAGTACGGCGCAGCACAAAGCCCCGTGGCGGCGCCCGAGGGGATGACCTATCTGGCCGTGCAGTTGGCCCAGGGCGAACGCTGGACCTACACGCCGCCCCCCGGCCACACCGTGGCATGGGCGGCAGTGGCCACCGGCGCGCTGACGGCGGGCGAACCCATTGCGGCAGGCGAACTGGTGGCGTTTGAGCCCACCCACCAAAGCATCGACTTTGTGGCCACCGAAGCCACCCGCTTCGTGCTGGGCTCTGCCGTGCCGCACCCGCATGAGCTGGTCATGGGGACTTACTCCGTGCACACCAGCCAGGCAGCACTGCGGCAGGGCACCACAGAAATCCGGCGCATTGCAGGGCAACTGCGCCAGGCCGGGCGGCTGGGTTAA
- a CDS encoding LysR family transcriptional regulator → MLDLNDVAIFVQVVRCGSFAEASRRLGVPPNTLSRRVQQLEAQLGTRLMQRSTRHLTLTSAGQVFLERCSGAVEGLMDAGEELLAVNQEPSGLVRVAAPADFFDFFAMEWLTEFLVTHPKVRVDFVLSDGRADLIADRIDVAFRGGILEDSGLFARKVLDAGSDGLMASPAYIARRGVPATLQDLAGHDCLVFSHPSGKATWRVTGPEGAPAEVQVTGRFSGNAAQALRKAALAGLGIALLPSTLTQRDLRAGLLVPVLSQYHRQGHGVHMVYPSRRYLPLAVSAFIELVISKMGAMQELPPQGDG, encoded by the coding sequence ATGCTGGATCTGAACGACGTGGCCATCTTTGTGCAGGTGGTGCGCTGCGGCAGCTTTGCCGAGGCATCGCGCCGCCTGGGCGTGCCGCCCAACACCCTGAGCCGCCGGGTGCAGCAGCTGGAAGCGCAGCTGGGCACCCGGTTGATGCAGCGCTCGACCCGCCACCTCACACTCACCAGCGCGGGCCAGGTGTTTCTGGAGCGTTGCAGCGGCGCGGTGGAGGGGCTGATGGATGCGGGCGAGGAGCTGCTGGCGGTGAACCAGGAGCCCAGCGGCCTGGTGCGGGTGGCGGCCCCGGCTGATTTTTTTGATTTCTTTGCGATGGAGTGGCTGACCGAGTTCTTGGTCACGCACCCCAAGGTGCGGGTGGACTTTGTGCTGAGCGACGGCCGCGCGGACCTGATTGCAGACCGGATTGATGTGGCGTTTCGCGGCGGCATTCTGGAGGACTCGGGCCTGTTTGCCCGCAAGGTGCTGGACGCGGGCAGCGACGGCCTGATGGCCAGCCCGGCCTACATCGCCCGCCGGGGTGTTCCGGCCACGCTGCAAGACCTGGCAGGCCACGACTGCCTGGTGTTCAGCCACCCCAGCGGCAAGGCCACCTGGCGCGTGACAGGGCCGGAGGGCGCACCGGCCGAGGTGCAGGTGACTGGCCGCTTCAGCGGCAACGCGGCGCAGGCCTTGCGCAAAGCCGCGCTGGCGGGCTTGGGCATTGCGCTGCTGCCCTCCACGCTGACGCAGCGCGATTTGCGCGCGGGCCTGCTCGTGCCCGTGCTCTCGCAGTACCACCGGCAGGGGCACGGCGTGCACATGGTCTACCCCAGCAGGCGCTATCTGCCCCTGGCGGTGTCGGCTTTCATTGAGCTGGTCATCAGCAAGATGGGCGCGATGCAGGAACTGCCGCCGCAGGGTGATGGATGA
- the yjjJ gene encoding type II toxin-antitoxin system HipA family toxin YjjJ has protein sequence MPPTPDLSASIVQALRRQGGALSSAELQDQLRVSQPTVSRALAPLIQSGEVQKVGAARKQRYVLPRTVRDVGRSVPVMRINAQGQPSPFARMVPLASGAVWVDEEDGLSKRFDGLPWFLDDMRPQGFMGRTFATTHPELQLAKDPRFWSDDDVLRALALCGDDLPGNLVVGEAAFARFHTLPQRASRAASPADYPALADAAMQGSIGGSSAGGEQPKFCTIVGGDASGEVARHVLVKFSPAGNAPTDLRTRDLLVCEHLALHTLATAGIAAASSRISTGAGRVFLEVERFDRTPINAANPQGLGRIGMVSLKVYDAEYVGAMDNWAATANRMQERGLLRPADARTLRLLEAYGELIANTDRHYGNISLLLDGDDWALAPAYDTLPMLYAPVGGELVPRDFAARPLQPTAATLPEWPQALALARSFWAAASADARISDGFRQIASENLSHISR, from the coding sequence ATGCCTCCAACCCCAGACCTCTCCGCGAGCATCGTGCAAGCCCTGCGCCGCCAGGGCGGGGCACTTAGCAGCGCCGAGCTGCAAGACCAGCTACGGGTGAGCCAGCCCACCGTGTCGCGCGCGCTGGCCCCACTCATTCAGTCGGGCGAAGTGCAAAAGGTAGGGGCCGCCCGCAAACAGCGCTATGTGCTGCCCCGCACCGTGCGCGATGTGGGCCGCAGCGTGCCGGTCATGCGCATCAACGCGCAGGGTCAGCCCAGCCCGTTTGCGCGCATGGTGCCGCTGGCCAGCGGCGCCGTGTGGGTGGACGAAGAAGACGGCCTCTCCAAGCGCTTTGACGGCCTGCCCTGGTTTCTGGACGACATGCGCCCCCAGGGCTTCATGGGCCGCACCTTTGCCACCACCCACCCTGAGCTGCAGCTGGCCAAAGACCCCCGCTTCTGGAGCGATGACGACGTGCTGCGTGCACTGGCCCTGTGCGGCGACGACCTGCCCGGCAACCTGGTGGTGGGCGAGGCCGCGTTTGCGCGTTTTCACACCCTGCCGCAGCGGGCCAGCCGTGCGGCATCGCCTGCCGACTACCCGGCCCTGGCCGATGCCGCCATGCAAGGCAGCATCGGCGGCTCGTCCGCCGGGGGCGAGCAGCCCAAGTTCTGCACCATCGTGGGGGGCGACGCCTCGGGTGAAGTTGCTCGCCATGTGCTGGTCAAGTTTTCGCCTGCGGGCAACGCCCCCACCGACCTGCGCACCCGCGACCTGCTGGTCTGCGAACACCTGGCCCTGCACACGCTGGCCACTGCCGGCATTGCCGCCGCCTCCAGCCGCATCAGCACCGGCGCAGGCCGCGTGTTTTTGGAGGTGGAGCGGTTCGACCGCACACCCATCAACGCCGCCAACCCGCAGGGCCTGGGGCGCATCGGCATGGTGTCGCTCAAGGTGTACGACGCCGAATACGTGGGCGCCATGGACAACTGGGCCGCCACCGCCAACCGCATGCAAGAGCGCGGGCTGCTGCGCCCTGCCGACGCGCGCACCCTGCGCCTGCTGGAGGCGTATGGCGAGCTGATCGCCAACACCGACCGGCACTATGGAAACATCTCGCTGCTGCTGGACGGTGACGACTGGGCCCTGGCCCCCGCCTACGACACGCTGCCCATGCTCTACGCCCCCGTAGGCGGCGAGCTGGTGCCGCGCGACTTTGCAGCCCGCCCCCTGCAACCCACCGCAGCCACCCTGCCCGAGTGGCCGCAGGCGCTGGCCCTGGCCCGCAGCTTCTGGGCCGCCGCCAGCGCCGATGCGCGCATATCCGACGGCTTTCGGCAAATAGCCTCAGAAAATTTGAGCCATATCAGCCGCTAG
- a CDS encoding NADPH-dependent F420 reductase: MNIGIIGSGALGSNVARALASKGLSATLSTRRGPESLAPLVAELGPTIKAGTVAEAAAADIVLIAVRWEDLGQALGGLPAWNGRIVIDGTNPVEFLDPNSPAAKDPSNPLAAYGIKAIDLGGRSSSEVFSEFVPGARVVKAFNHLDVNVLAQPQVSGGQRAMFYAGDDAAAKAEVRKVLDAIGYFPVDLGTLAVGGRLSELPFGALSASQFIKI, encoded by the coding sequence ATGAACATCGGCATCATCGGCTCAGGCGCACTCGGCTCTAACGTGGCGCGCGCATTGGCCAGCAAAGGCCTGTCGGCTACCCTCTCCACCCGGCGCGGTCCGGAATCACTGGCCCCGCTGGTGGCCGAACTGGGCCCCACCATCAAAGCGGGCACCGTGGCAGAGGCTGCTGCCGCAGACATCGTGCTCATCGCCGTGCGCTGGGAAGACCTGGGCCAGGCCCTGGGCGGCCTGCCTGCGTGGAACGGTCGCATCGTCATCGACGGCACCAACCCCGTGGAGTTTCTGGACCCCAACTCGCCCGCCGCCAAAGACCCCAGCAACCCGCTGGCGGCCTACGGCATCAAGGCCATCGACCTGGGCGGGCGCTCGTCCAGCGAAGTGTTCAGCGAATTCGTGCCCGGCGCCCGCGTGGTCAAGGCGTTCAACCACCTGGACGTGAACGTGCTGGCCCAGCCCCAAGTCTCCGGCGGCCAACGCGCCATGTTCTACGCAGGCGACGACGCCGCAGCCAAGGCCGAAGTGCGCAAGGTGCTGGACGCCATCGGCTACTTCCCGGTGGACCTGGGCACGCTGGCTGTGGGCGGTCGCCTGTCAGAGCTGCCGTTTGGCGCGTTGTCGGCCAGCCAGTTCATCAAAATCTGA